From Osmerus eperlanus unplaced genomic scaffold, fOsmEpe2.1 SCAFFOLD_623, whole genome shotgun sequence, the proteins below share one genomic window:
- the LOC134016424 gene encoding golgin subfamily A member 6-like protein 22, with amino-acid sequence MEALERQKESLQEEKESLQEEKESLQEEKESLQEEKESLQEEKEDLRKANHTLTRHLRQLQATMGRLRSQGLARQEAAQAEALALGERHRLEAQALEAREASSRKEAVRLRQQLLRLRQEVGVLRAARDYQRNHAQTGLAALAGLPGRRPARVLGGVSVSRLAGAGKVRVFRAARLRDNQTVSRPGHSPAKEEWEDMSGDR; translated from the coding sequence ATGGAGGCTctggagaggcagaaggagagtctgcaggaggagaaggagagtctgcaggaggagaaggagagtctgcaggaggagaaggagagtctgcaggaggagaaggagagtctgcaggaggagaaggaagacctCCGCAAGGCCAACCACACCCTCACCCGCCACCTCCGCCAGCTCCAAGCCACCATGGGCCGCCTACGAAGCCAGGGGCTCGCCAGGCAGGAGGCGGCCCAGGCCGAGGCCCTGGCCCTGGGGGAGAGGCACCGCCTCGAGGCCCAGGCTCTGGAGGCCCGGGAGGCCAGCTCCAGGAAGGAGGCCGTGAGGCTGAGGCAGCAGCTGTTGAGGCTGAGGCAGGAGGTGGGGGTCCTGAGGGCGGCCAGGGACTACCAGAGGAACCACGCGCAGACCGGGCTAGCAGCGCTAGCAGGGCTGCCGGGCAGACGACCAGccagggtgctggggggggttAGCGTTAGCAGGCTAGCGGGCGCAGGCAAGGTCAGGGTATTCAGAGCAGCTCGTCTCCGGGACAACCAGACTGTCAGCAGGCCAGGACACAGCCCTGCTAAGGAAGAGTGGGAGGACATGAGCGGAGACaggtag